The following are encoded in a window of Pongo abelii isolate AG06213 chromosome 16, NHGRI_mPonAbe1-v2.0_pri, whole genome shotgun sequence genomic DNA:
- the LOC100935705 gene encoding uncharacterized protein LOC100935705, which translates to MTAAPDLLTFRVPPARGESKMSVSGFKAKLKLLASVFHKNQEPPPQLRLHCNITPIVFKEKLTMKTDSLMEEKLECSLWCCLNDPSPRAAAVFWKGALYPGCSRNPIHLHRYGLWTLMSQI; encoded by the exons ATGACAGCGGCTCCCGACCTGCTCACCTTCCGCGTCCCTCCCGCCAGAGGTGAGAGTAAAATGTCCGTGTCGGGGTTCAAGGCCAAGCTGAAGTTGCTGGCCTCTGTCTTCCACAAGAACCAGGAGCCGCCGCCGCAGCTCAGGCTCCACTGCAACATCACG CCAATCGTTTTTAAGGAGAAACTAACAATGAAAACGGACTCGTTGATGGAGGAAAAGTTGGAATGCAGCCTCTGGTGCTGTTTGAATGATCCCTCCCCCCGGGCCGCTGCTGTGTTCTGGAAAGGCGCATTGTACCCTGGATGCAGCAG GAATCCTATTCATCTTCACCGATATGGTCTGTGGACTCTGATGAGCCAAATCTGA